gctaaaatttggtaataagcgcattatggaaaatctcgagaatattttggaaactctttatgacatccgaaatcaatttaatcaatactctcaaatgggtgttgatgacaattcattcagtcaatcttggatcacgaatgatgaaacaataactggttgtgaaatctgtggagattatcattcaatatgggaatgttattattacgttcctatggaaaattacgcacccatggaacctgaatggaatgattatgaggaatacaattctaattgggattattcccaagaatatatccaaactcaacaaccagtagacgaggaaaattatgtgcctgaaaattctttagattatatgaaaatcaaactcgaagaacttgatgctcaaaatgaacaaatgagagaatttgtaaataggcaagctgaaactctatcagattacacacctgttgatctgaggagtcgtgtgcaagaaaatctcatatcatcaaattttgatgaattcgagagctccgaaatcaccaactatcccgatgatactttttattcagctttaccaatttcacaacatatcgacacattagcctctatcgacgaaatcatcgaccaatcaatgaatgaagaagaagtaagggtgacaaattggtactcttagaaaaacgataacgttgaaaattttacccccgagaccaaaatagtgggaccgataagtaccgttaatgaagaagaatctacttcgatcccgaaattcactataccacaactttccaacccaatattctcaatagacgagttatctaccaaagatgaactacgagctgtaatagataatgacacctcggatttcagccaattgggtaatagagatgaaacctttaatcccgagaataaaaggaaggaaatattaggaattgtccatcctataatatatatatgtcggtgtatatcgatccatttgaccaagaaccagaaaagagacatatccatttactaaaagctacacttaaaaaagaattaagtagtgacgatcgggtggttctaaactttaaacccatttatatattttataccacccgagatgtaaataactggctcactactctaattcgtggaacttattctaccgatttcacatgtcgtcagctaagtgtggggaagtttaaccccacttaacgttaaattaggggttcgggttagcgcataactcgttaataaaaatgcacgattagggtaaaagacgcattttcaaaaattatcaaacagttcagaaaagcaaccgtttttgaagaaaaacatgcgtgataaaacaagaaggaatgaacgatgaggtgcaccatctatcatcctgcaattttatggtatctttaactactttctacactaatcaccctcatgaatttataattatagtctgatttcatgcaaatgagggcattgcatgatcttaagtgtggggaagggttataaattctctcgggtttacacttggttttatttgccaaattttatgaaaatttgaaaaaattttcaactaaatgaattcaaaatcatgattatacatatttatgaacaatgaaaactaggtgttaataccgaaattatcgttacctcgaaaaggacataaattgagaaacaccctaaaacgcttgaattcatttaaaatggaatacaggagaataaaaaggcaaagaaagaaactaagtgtggggagaatgtacctagttattcaattaaaaactatctagcacatgtttctgtaaagtttattgcaggtacttttgttttagactaaattaactgttttacccgatgaaagaaaagaaaagatggatctacacgatgaatcaattccatcattaaaaggaagtaaagtctttcgaaaaagacacgcgcttcttgatttaggtcaagaaattgtcgtccagaccagctgtaggttgacgaaaaatctagaaaagtcatcacaaaaatcagcaggaaatccacggacctcagcatcaaacagggtcgccaggtggtcagatttatcctaaccatgagaaggatttatctcgtacaatggggggcaccgtgtaaattagcttgataagactaataaatcagacccccagaaaggataatctccttaaagattaaaaattagcttttaagcctgatattactcaatccttgagattgaccttaaagattgagaattacaaactcatgaaattcgatgatatctaaactcgagcttgaacgagaaaatattttgatcaaattaaaaccgatttgttttctgaaaacctattttcaatgcgttcattaccattgaacgtaaaatcctaggaattcacctagaattcattaggtcacctgaaccaaatcgggtgtcaaccgtaagaacggtggttgcatagcatggtcggagacaggaccttgtgccagaccgaaaaatcataggatgatctttactattgctcctacaaaggatagtactagcatccgacacgtttatagaccataatcaaaagcaagtcacgggacattgccttaacagttgcttgttcatcgctttcctttacaaccggacggtagtttaccgaaaggtaatatacgggacacgtaaactggacgtgttgctttcctaatacaaggttagcaagtgggtaacacaaaaccataagttctgagctaaaattttcaaatctgaaacccacaaaacccacaaaaaaatcattttgcaaacaccggtgaagggttattccggaaaacttatctagggtaaaagctagattgaattttcaaaagatcaaatgttttcataaagatccaatttccttaaggatctacattttcatagtcatgtgggactgtaaaccgcctttcaaatgtgcactttgctttggaaacctaaagtaaatcggctatttgattgcaagtgtcgttgacctaaacccgaggcaactgtggatgacacacccacctttaaccatggttctatcgttactatcattatttataccgccatatcaaaatcattgatgtacaaagtgtgatgaataaaaaagtgattcatgtatgtttttatttcaagttctgtattgcttgaggacaagcaacgctcaagtgtggggatatttgataaggctaaaaaggaacatatatttcatagcaatttccctcctaaataataggttttcatatgtaattgtattgtattttcattgtaattgtttaaataaataagtgcgacgacaaaaggcgaaaatgaagatttgaagacaacgtccaaaaaactcaaatgtacaagatacaatccaagtggttcaatttattaataagaaacgtctaaaaatgacaaaagtacaagttgcggaacacaaagtacaagatattaaattatacgaaaggacgttcgaaaattcgaaaccggggcatgagtctactctcaacgcgcgacgcaacggtgcaaaaattacaagtcaactatgcacataaataaaatataatatttaaataattcttaaaattatttatatattatattattatttaataacgtcgaaaagcaaggttccaaaaatgtgtgagctggattttcaaactccacgactcgcggagtttgcaggcttaaaactccacgactcgcggagtttgaaaattcagaaatggcctataaaatgaacgagctactgccgagttcaaccatccccaatatcaatctctctctgatatatataatatatatatatatatatatatatatatatttataatataaattagtttagttttatattagattagtttgggttatgtaacggttatttacgggtttttaagccggaactctgtccgtgtaacactacgcgttaaataatcaatgtaagttatgttctccctttttaaattaatgtctcgtacttaagttattattatgcttatttaagacgaagtaatcatgatgttgggctaaaaatattaaaattgggtaattgggctttgtaccataattggggtttggacaaaagaacgacacttgtggaaattagactatgggctattaatgggctttatatttgtttaactaaatgatagtttgttaattttaatataaagatttacaattggacgtccctataaataaccatatacactcgatcggacacgatgggcgggatatttatatgtacgaataatcgttcatttaaccggacacgggaatggattaatagtctatggaattattaaaacaggggtgaaattatgtacaaggacacttggcgtaattgttaacaaagtattaaaccttggattacacgcagtcgatatcctggtgtaattattaaacaaagtattaaaaccttgttatagtttaagtccccaattagttggaatatttaacttcggatataaggataatttgacgaggacactcgcactttaaatttatgaccgatggactgttatggacaaaaaccagacggacatattaaataatccaggacaaaggaaaattaacccatgggcataaaactaaaatcaacacgtcaaccatcatgattacggaagtttaaataagcataatatattttatttcatatttcctcgtacttttatttattgtcattttaattattgttatttattttatattgttagttaaatatcgtcatttactttacgcttcgcttaaaatataaaatcgacaaaccggtcattaaacggtaaaacccccttttatattattattatatataaaaatatatattttgtacaaatatagttgtttaaaaatatagtgtaaaataagtcatctccctgtggaacgaactggtcttactaaaaactatactactctacgattaggtacactgcctatagtgttgtagcaaggttcaggtatatctcatctgtaaataataaaaacttgtgtaatttgtaacgtatttcgtagtaaaatatagtactatcacgtacccccacgctacgacatcaatatCCCACTCTTCCCATTTTAATTATTCACACAATTTTATCAATATATCACTTTATACACAATTTTAACAAAAAATTCAATGGCAAAAGCTTTGTTTAAACTTTTTGATTTATGGGATTCGGATGATGAAGATGAGTTGATGATTTTACGAGAATTGGCCGAAGAATTAGATGCTGAAGAGGCTGCAGCAGAAGAGGCTGCAAACAATGTACGTGTTCCACGAACTCGAATTTATATTCGTAGAGATCGTGAACTAGCAGgtgataatctatacaaacactaTTTCTCAGATAACCCAGTTTATCCTGAAACTAGATTTAAGAGACGTTTTAGAATGAGTAGTAGATTATTTAAGCGTATCGTGAATGATATAATCAATTACGATGTCGATCCATTACCACTTCATTTTGAATATTTTAAACAAAAAAATGATGCTATTGGTCGACAAGGTTTTACTACGATACAGAAATGTACATCCGCGATTCGTTAATTGGCTTACGGTACAACAGCGAACATGTTTGACGAATATTTACAAATGGCTGAAGGTACATCAATTCTCTGTCTCAATAGATTTTGTAAATGTGTGTTAGAACTATATGTTGATGAATATTTGTGGAAACCAACGAGTAGCGATATAGCTCGTTTGTATAGCGCGCACGAAGAAAAACATGGGTTTAAGGGAATGCTTGGAAGCATTGATTGCATGCATTGGAAATGGAAGAATTGTCCAAATGCTTGGAAAGGGCAATATATTAGTGGCCATCAAGGTCATCCTACCATAGTTTTTGAAGCAGTTGCTTCATATGATACATGGATTTGGCATGCATTCTTCGATGCCGCAGGTGCAAACAACGATGTTAATGTTTTGAATCAATCTTCGTTGTTTAATGACATTAAGAATGGAAATGCGCCATTTGCCCCTTTACTGTTAATGGAAATGAATACACAAATGGTTATTATTTAGCGGACGGTATTTATCCAGATTGGTCAACATTGATGAAGGCATATTCGACCCCAACCGACGAGCCACGTGCAAAATTTAAAAGATTTCAAGAAAGTGCGCGTAAAGATGTTGAAAGAACATTCGGTATTCTTCAAGGTAGATTTCATATTTTACAAATGGCTGGACGACCACACACCGTCAACAAGTTGAGGcggatattgtattgttgtgtgctCTTGCACAATATGATAGTCGAGGATAATGGCTTCAACATTTCATGGCTAGAGGAAGAATTACTTGGGACTGATGAAGCTAATCCTAACTATGTAAGGAATCGATCTAGAAGTCGTGAAGTTAGAGAACAAGAAATAAGAGATAGAAACATTCACGATCAACTTCGAAATGATCTCACTGAACACATCTGGGCCCCTCCACCGGATTTTAGAAGTTTACACGCTTAATTTTCATTATGTATTATGTTTAATAAATTGTTGTATTTTGAAATATAATAAATTGTGTAATCTTGAATTTTAAtaaatgggggatgattctcacacacacttttttgatcctcacacacctattttaaccttttactcttctaataatactcaattagtgtgtgaggatcaaaaaagtgtgtgtgagaatcattccCCTTGgtgtgatttttatttttattatatttggtAATTTAAATCTTGGATTCGTTCAAAGATGCCTAGCAGAGATGCTCTGCATAAAGCAATATTGAGCAGAGATGCTCTgcattgtgacaacccgaaaatttccaaccaaatttaaactttaatctttatatgtttccgacacgataagcaatatttgttaagttaaattgcaagaattttaaactatgttcatacattcattcaacctcgaccaagttccaacgattcacgaaccattaaacgaatatgattatatatgtatatgtgtatatatattataacttgaaacgtaaacaaaatattagattaaatactttatatgattgtatctgtttcaaaatgtttatcaatggaattagaagataagatcaaatgattgaattatcagatatattgaattatgattacaagtctctgttgaaaggcccacgttgatttgagaaatctttccattttaacaatattcgaaaaatagtaaagtgatttataaataagaataaattgtcaatcattgagaactagacaaaggatagtggaagattgaatctcataaagactcgattgatctatttagtttcaaacgtacaaaaacgttttcaatttaaaaagaactttattattaaaatgtatataacttttataaatatctagaatcactttttacaactcattacttaactagtatgataaagataacgatatttatattttattttattaaatatatataacaatttaaattaatattatatatatttatacgcgtattatacgtacataattttatacttttactatacttaaactttacctttactttatttttactttactttaactttaataattcatactttaataattcactttaataattcatactttaataattcactttaataattcatactttaataattcactttaataattcatactttaataattcactttaataattcaaaaatctattataaatagaattcaataggtttcattatttcatagaaacttgaaaatatttttctctaaactctctcaatcgatgtacatatatatttactccgtattatttcaagatattattagtatacataaaatattacgacggagtgctgtccgagtgatttcgaaattgtttttcgagtaggataggattaaggaaattatgggttatagctatggaggtgattgagtatggttcatgggtatgctcgtgaggtcaatatagtgtttattatttccgttgcgtctacgtacctttcctgcaatattgaatctcaatattgatacgtgagtactcataatttaacttttacatactaatagtgtatccctgactagtgctcgagtatttaggattatgcatgcttgtatttttgatattgcccttagacaggttaggttgaatattgaattagttacacttgtggttgagataaggtataagatatgcatgtccttggaaagctagcgaaaaattaagaacttttcctttagatatcgaatggtttcgatgaacggattagaagttataatcaattgaattttcgatatttttattaaaaatgattattattatcgtcgtttttttatcgtcgttctagttttatcttattattatcattattattatctttatcaataaaagggatttatcattaaaaattgttattttttttattattactatcgttattatcgttaaagttataattagtattattattattatccaattattattattattattattattagtattattattattattatcattattaatatatatatcattatttaaaaatggttattgttattgttattattattattattattactatattatcattaaaataattattagtattatcgttaataatgttatagtaactatcattattaatataagtgtaattaaaacaaatattggtaacacctaattattttgattactattattatcattattataaacacgatataaaagacgattaaaagctattaaacgaaacgattaggaaataatgagtaagagtatcatgatgaaattaaaatattataagatattgatttaggtaaaattatcgttcttattatttttatcattactattattattaaaagtatcgttagtattaaaactatcattttaacaaaaattatcattttaatagaaatgtcattgttactataaaatatcattattattattattttaaatagaattattattttaaagataatattaaaaattatcgtaaatattaaagttatcataattagaattatcgttttatcataatgtcatcttagtaattataaatattgatatttttataataatatattttttataataataattattattacaaaataatacaacttttacttactatcattatagatattattttatcaaataaatatgtgatacaaacatattttactacgtgtaataacttactttattaatacctatcatattatctttatgatactaaatgaaccctataaattttattacttaatatatataaaagtatattttattacataaatttaatataaaattttatttattattactctaataaatcttttaaaaatatttaaaaatataaaacgacgatatttaaactatatattaatcatgtatagatttttggaaattattttgagtcaaatttacttttgttgacttttgcatattagtctcgagcattaggattgtggtacactatgacttgacctaatttgttagacaaatattgaccaaaacataattatatataattaatttaggttcgtgaatccgaggccaaccttgcacttgttcaatgacgttatatgtatttttactacgaaatacagtatggtgagtttcatttgcctttttaccctttatatttttgggactgagaatacatgcgcttttataaatgtttgacgaaatagacacaagtaattgaaactacattctatggttgaattatcaaaatcgaatatgcccttttttattaaagtctggtaatctaagaattagggaacagacaccctaattgacgcgaatcctaaagatagatctattgggcctaacaaaccccatccaaagtaccggatgctttagtacttcgaaatttatatcatgtccgaaggaggatcccggaatgataggggatattcttatatgtatctagttaatgtcggttaccaggtgttcaccatatgaatgattatttttgtctctatgcatgggacgtatatttatgagaactggtgtaacatcccgcatttttccgttaaattattttaacgcccgtctttttctttttaaataatacccttcgtatctagattcgtatcctttgttatgtaacattttaaatattctcgttgttggaagataacgtctcccgtactctcgtgtaatttaaaatattcgatcggttaaatcccgcacccgcttctaaactcgagggactaaaattgacacggggcaaactagttgactaggtcaactagtccaccccaatcaccaccattcaaccatctccctctctctctctttctctctagcaagaacacacacacaaaccccaacttcataaaatcatcatctaaattcgggattggaagcaaacttcaaaacaaattacattttcgtgatcctctcttcatcctctacattttggtaccaatttcatcgagtttgggtaactttctaaaaactctagatttctataaattcgtgtttttgacttgaaattgtgttagttagtgtctatggctcgtgtctagcattaatatatgttttgtttgctcgatttgttgattgggagtaactagtatgaactttgaaatgggtgtgcttaatctttgattttggatgagtaaatgttgtttaattgttaaagttcatgtattaaatgtgttactagcatcattagcttcaatttgatgtgtaggttgattaagaaaacttcaaaaacccgattaaggattttgtgatgtttgactagggtttgatagactttgaaacgaacttttgatgcgttgaatacttgttaatgttgttagtaagtgtttagatgcaatgtatgcttaattaccttcgaaacggcatatcgtatgtgtaaattggattcccgaatcataaaatacgttttacgaacttgaaactttgaaaatggacttttattgatcacttgatgagatttcggctattgtaaatgatgtttttgtttgatgatatgtggttagttgtattgctcgtcaaaatacctttccgaggatataagatacatgttttggttgtttgcggatcataaatggtgaatgtttgatgtttggttcgtgcatactttgaaaaactgaccagaaatctctgcccagatggtggcgcggcgcgccccatccccgcgcggcgcgcggattggcctggccagattctgctttgtttggcgcatttcacgcgaaatgtttgactagctatcgacctccgattcacatgaaacttgttttaatatacttgtatatgaatatttagcatagaaaaatagtccgggacccgacccgaacatgttgactttttcgttgactttgacccgaccaagtttgactttttgtcaaacttaaccaattaattatgcaatcttcctaacatgcttttatacttgtatcttgcatgaaacttgacaatttgcttcacatgctatattaatcgagtcgtattgagccataggactaattgaacatctttgaccgttttgtgtttaccgttattgatataacctatatgtttaggtcaagactagctttgtctttgcacgcgtttacttgtcgaagtactttattaactcttgcactcaaggtgagatcatagtcccactttttcaatcacttttattctttacatcgtgggctgagaaacacatacatttcatacttatttacttttcatgcttttacattgtgaacaaatacgaatacaaagatgcatacgagtttgaacaaaagtcctcaatccaattatcattagttccacttgcagggtgtaagtgtaagcgtgtaattatgttgtgtggccatacgggtttaacaaaccctcattcagacggttcgctaccgttagtgaatgaaatataatttcaacaatgtatagtgtaagttctaacactaaattcaaaattcagagggaagattcggttaagccttgataattgggtgctcgtgatacaaatactattttggaatgtgaatgattctggttgagcaattcttaaagaaccttgtggttcaatacaatttacttactaaacctatgatttcaccaacgtttttcgttgacagatttctatgtttttctcaggtcttgcacgatatgtgatacatgcttccgctcattattttgatacttgcattggatgtcgagtatacatgcatacatggagcgtcttttgaatacttttaaattgtgtcgcataagtttcatttgtacttaaaactttgtatcgtaacttgtggtggaactattcttgtaaaacttgaacaacctttacatttgaaatgaatgcgacatatcttttggtcaaacgttgttttaaagacttatgaccacgtaacgggacctaagtagacggcgctgtcaatgacgatttggtcgggtcgctacagatggtataagagccttggttgtagggatttagagttcatttgtgtccaccccgagtcataaggtacataggtgaatctagactacaaccggcatatagactgaagtaggaattacttgactatttgtgcatttatactcgaactcttctatcatatctaactcgtattcgatcttgatcttacgttgataaattttgttgatgcgccaccttgactttatgaagtaatgttaaatgcacatgagaatcagggtaatataatttccgggattatattacggtgattcacatggacgttccgacattatgacataaagaatttagggcgagtcaagggaaaattttctctctatccttaatccatactccggttagtattgttgaaaatactaaccaacgatattcttgtgtcatgaaggaacaatggctcgtcgacgcgctcctcccgaaactcccgaacaagc
This genomic window from Rutidosis leptorrhynchoides isolate AG116_Rl617_1_P2 chromosome 2, CSIRO_AGI_Rlap_v1, whole genome shotgun sequence contains:
- the LOC139889426 gene encoding uncharacterized protein — encoded protein: MAKALFKLFDLWDSDDEDELMILRELAEELDAEEAAAEEAANNVRVPRTRIYIRRDRELAGDNLYKHYFSDNPVYPETRFKRRFRMSSRLFKRIVNDIINYDVDPLPLHFEYFKQKNDAIGRQELYVDEYLWKPTSSDIARLYSAHEEKHGFKGMLGSIDCMHWKWKNCPNAWKGQYISGHQGHPTIVFEAVASYDTWIWHAFFDAAEWKCAICPFTVNGNEYTNGYYLADGIYPDWSTLMKAYSTPTDEPRAKFKRFQESARKDVERTFGILQGRFHILQMAGRPHTVNKLRRILYCCVLLHNMIVEDNGFNISWLEEELLGTDEANPNYVRNRSRSREVREQEIRDRNIHDQLRNDLTEHIWAPPPDFRSLHA